In Papaver somniferum cultivar HN1 unplaced genomic scaffold, ASM357369v1 unplaced-scaffold_41, whole genome shotgun sequence, one genomic interval encodes:
- the LOC113342462 gene encoding calcium-transporting ATPase 12, plasma membrane-type-like has product MPFTYPSSSSSSCSPRAHSERPIISKPHKRWRCAFTVIYSSRVFLSLAKKIASVKENPFFIGVSRSPSYVALDIISSEQDGDNSGQNVSFSLVDHKNLIDIVKEKNLQQLSQFGGVHGIVNKLQTDVNNGICGGDIDISRRRESFGTNIYKKPALKGFFHYLMEPFKDTIILILLACAALSIGFGMKENGVKEGWYDGGSIFVAVFLVVGISGVSNFRQSRQFSKLSMVSNNIQIDVVRDRRRHTMSIFAIVVGDVICLKIGDQIPADGLFLSGYSLQVDESSMTGETEPLEINVSRNPFLLSGCKVVDGYGYMIATSVGMDTAWGEMMSSVSNDSSERTPLQVRLDKLTSYIGKVGLTVAFLVLVVLSTRYFTGNTLNKLGQREFNGSKTKFNDVMNAVVRIISDAVTIVVVAIPEGLPLAVTLTLAYSMKRMIADQAMVRKLASCETMGSATTICTDKTGTLTLNQMKVTKFFLGQEAMKDEKASPAVSSDVLELFYQGVGLNTTGSIYAPTSGMMPEISGSPTEKALLSWAVSSLGMDMEELKRSCSVLHVVAFNSEKKRSGISLKKKNSNNVHVHWKGAAEMILAMCSSYCKSTGVTQVMGEGERMKLEEIIKNMADQSLRCIAFAYGQFQEEDLEKNDGEEAGQKLKEDGLTLLGLVGLKDPCRPGVRKAVEACKNAGVSIKMITGDNIFTARAIATECGILDPYDPNLNNGAVVEGVEFRNYTVEERMEKVDRISVMARSSPFDKLLMVQCLKQKGHVVAVTGDGTNDAPALKEADVGLSMGIQGTEVAKESSDIVILDDNFATVVTVLRWGRCVYTNIQKFIQFQLTVNIAALVINFIAAASAGELPLTTVQLLWVNLIMDTLGALALATDRPTEELMKKPPVGRNQSLITNVMWRNLVAQALYQIFVLLILQFKGNVIFGVNEDVKNTLIFNTFVLCQVFNEFNARKLEKKNVFEGVLKNKLFLGIIGIIIVLQVVMVEFLKKFADTERLNWGQWGACIGIAIISWPIGWVVKCIPVPEKPLFDLLKRRSS; this is encoded by the coding sequence ATGCCATTTActtatccttcttcttcttcctcttcctgtTCACCCCGTGCACATTCTGAACGTCCTATTATAAGCAAACCTCATAAAAGATGGAGATGTGCATTCACTGTTATTTACTCTTCCAGAGTTTTTCTTTCTTTAGCTAAAAAGATTGCCTCAGTTAAAGAGAACCCGTTTTTCATTGGCGTTTCACGTTCACCGTCTTATGTCGCTCTAGATATTATCAGCAGTGAACAGGATGGAGATAACAGCGGCCAAAATGTAAGTTTCTCTCTTGTTGATCATAAGAATCTTATTGATATTGTCAAGGAAAAAAACCTGCAACAATTGAGTCAGTTTGGTGGTGTTCATGGAATCGTAAATAAACTTCAAACTGATGTGAATAATGGGATTTGTGGTGGAGATATAGATATAAGTCGCCGCCGTGAATCATTTGGTACTAATATATATAAAAAACCTGCCTTGAAAGGGTTCTTCCATTATTTGATGGAACCATTCAAAGACACCATTATTCTTATTCTACTAGCATGTGCAGCTCTCTCTATTGGTTTTGGTATGAAAGAGAATGGTGTTAAGGAAGGTTGGTATGATGGTGGAAGTATTTTTGTTGCTGTCTTTCTTGTTGTGGGTATTTCTGGTGTGAGCAACTTCCGACAATCAAGACAGTTCAGTAAACTTTCAATGGTTAGTAACAATATTCAGATTGATGTTGTCAGAGACCGCAGAAGACATACCATGTCAATCTTCGCCATTGTCGTTGGGGATGTCATATGTCTAAAGATTGGAGATCAGATTCCAGCCGATGGATTGTTCTTAAGCGGATACTCTCTGCAAGTTGATGAATCGAGTATGACGGGAGAGACTGAACCATTGGAAATTAATGTCAGTAGAAACCCTTTCCTGCTCTCGGGATGCAAAGTGGTAGATGGATATGGATATATGATTGCAACATCAGTCGGCATGGACACTGCATGGGGAGAGATGATGAGCTCGGTCAGTAATGATTCCAGTGAGAGAACACCATTACAAGTTCGGCTTGATAAACTTACTTCATATATAGGGAAAGTTGGACTGACAGTGGCTTTCCTTGTTCTTGTGGTGCTGTCTACCCGTTATTTCACCGGTAACACATTAAACAAGTTAGGACAACGAGAGTTCAACGGAAGCAAGACAAAGTTTAACGATGTGATGAACGCAGTGGTCCGCATAATCTCTGATGCAGTTACGATTGTCGTTGTAGCAATTCCAGAAGGCTTACCGTTGGCTGTGACACTCACACTTGCTTACTCAATGAAGAGAATGATAGCTGATCAGGCCATGGTTCGAAAACTAGCTTCTTGTGAAACTATGGGTTCCGCCACCACAATATGTACAGATAAAACAGGTACTCTCACTCTAAACCAAATGAAAGTGACCAAATTTTTCCTTGGCCAAGAAGCCATGAAAGATGAGAAAGCCTCACCCGCAGTGAGCTCTGATGTTCTTGAATTGTTCTATCAAGGGGTTGGACTAAACACAACCGGCAGCATTTATGCACCAACTTCGGGAATGATGCCTGAGATCTCCGGTAGTCCAACTGAGAAGGCGCTTCTTTCGTGGGCTGTATCAAGTTTGGGAATGGATATGGAGGAATTGAAGCGAAGCTGTAGCGTTCTTCATGTAGTAGCATTCAATtcagagaagaagagaagtgGGATttccttgaagaagaagaattcgaaCAACGTTCATGTGCACTGGAAAGGAGCAGCAGAGATGATATTAGCTATGTGTTCCAGTTATTGCAAAAGTACCGGGGTCACTCAAGTCATGGGTGAAGGTGAAAGAATGAAACTCGaggaaatcatcaaaaatatggcAGACCAAAGTCTTCGATGCATAGCCTTCGCTTATGGTCAGTTCCAAGAAGAAGACTTGGAGAAGAatgatggtgaagaagcaggTCAAAAGCTAAAGGAAGATGGGTTGACTCTACTGGGACTGGTTGGTCTGAAAGACCCATGCCGTCCTGGTGTGAGAAAAGCTGTGGAAGCCTGCAAAAATGCTGGAGTAAGTATCAAAATGATCACAGGAGATAATATTTTTACTGCAAGAGCAATAGCAACTGAATGTGGCATTCTTGATCCCTATGATCCTAATTTGAACAACGGAGCTGTGGTAGAAGGAGTAGAGTTCAGAAATTACACTGTGGAGGAGAGGATGGAAAAGGTTGACAGGATTTCCGTGATGGCAAGATCATCTCCATTTGACAAGCTTTTGATGGTGCAGTGCTTGAAACAAAAAGGACATGTGGTTGCAGTAACTGGAGATGGCACAAACGACGCACCAGCTTTAAAAGAGGCTGATGTCGGACTCTCAATGGGAATTCAAGGCACCGAAGTTGCAAAAGAGAGCTCAGATATAGTCATTTTAGATGACAACTTTGCTACTGTCGTCACAGTTTTGAGGTGGGGGAGGTGTGTTTATACCAACATCCAAAAATTTATCCAGTTCCAGCTGACTGTGAACATTGCTGCTCTAGTAATCAACTTCATTGCAGCCGCTTCTGCTGGTGAACTTCCTCTTACAACAGTCCAATTGCTATGGGTGAACCTCATCATGGACACTCTGGGAGCCCTCGCCTTAGCCACAGACAGACCTACCGAAGAGCTCATGAAAAAACCACCAGTGGGTCGTAACCAGTCACTAATTACGAATGTCATGTGGAGAAACCTCGTCGCCCAGGCTTTATATCAGATATTCGTCCTCTTAATCCTGCAATTCAAAGGAAATGTTATATTCGGAGTGAATGAGGATGTTAAAAACACCCTAATCTTCAATACTTTCGTTCTGTGTCAAGTATTTAATGAGTTCAATGCAAGGAAGCTAGAGAAGAAGAACGTGTTTGAAGGAGTACTCAAGAACAAGTTGTTTCTAGGGATCATCGGAATCATCATTGTTCTTCAAGTGGTTATGGTTGAATTCCTAAAGAAGTTTGCAGATACAGAGAGGTTGAACTGGGGTCAATGGGGAGCATGTATCGGCATTGCAATCATTTCTTGGCCTATTGGTTGGGTCGTCAAGTGCATACCAGTTCCTGAAAAGCCGTTATTCGATCTTCTCAAGCGACGGAGCTCTTGA